CCGCGTAAAAACGAGAGGTTACCTCCGGGCTTTACGCGCTTTTTACGGGGCTGCCCGCCTTCCCGAATGGTGTTTTTACGCCCGCGGGACTGAATCCCTGTGCAGTCGCCGGCCCGTGCCGGCAGGGAACCGCCATGCTCGACATCCTCCTCCTCGCGCTCGGCCTCGGGGCCTTCGCGCTCCTCGCGGCCTATGCCGCCGCCTGCGAACGGGTCTGACGCGCCGTGCTCGACCTCATCCTCGGCGGTGCCGTCTCCGCCGGCCTCCTGGCCTATCTCCTGTGGGCGCTGCTGCGCCCCGAGAGCCTGTGATCCGGATCTCTGACCCATGACCATCCTCGGCTGGGCGCAGATCGCGCTCGTCCTCGCGCTCACCGTGGCGGCCGCCGTACCGCTCGGGCGCTACATCGCCGCCGTCGCCGACGGCCGCGTCACCTGGCTGCGGCCGGTGGAAGCCCTGTTCTACCGCGCCGGCGGGGTTGATCCCGGGCGCGGGCAGGACTGGCGCGGCTACGTCCTCGCCATGCTCGCCGCCAATGCCGCCGGCTTCGTGCTGCTCTTCGCGATCCTGCGCCTGCAGGGCGTGCTGCCGCTGAACCCGGCGGGCGTTTCCGGCATGTCCTCCTGGCTCGCCTTCAACACGGCCGTCAGCTTCGTCACCAACACGAACTGGCAGGCCTATTCGGGCGAGGTCGCGGCCTCCTACCTGTCCCAGATGGCCGGGCTGGCGGTGCAGAACTTCCTCTCGGCCGCGACCGGCATGGCCCTTGCCCTCGCCGTCTCACGCGCCTTCGCGCGCGGTGGGGTGCGGGAGCTCGGGAACTTCTGGGCGGACCTCACCCGCGTCACGCTCTATGTCCTTCTGCCGCTGGCGGTGGTGCTGGGCCTCGTCTTCGTCGCGCTCGGCATGCCGCAGACCTTCGCGGGCTACGTCACCGCCACCACGCTGGAGGGGGCGGAGCAGACGGTCCCGCTCGGCCCGGCCGCTTTCCAGATCGCCATCAAGCACCTCGGCACCAATGGCGGCGGCTTCTTCGGCGTGAACTCGCTCCACCCCTTCGAGGGGCCGGACGCGATCGCGACCGCGCTGCAGATCATGGCGCAGGCCGTGATCCCCTTCGCGCTCTGCCTCGCCTTCGGGCGCATCGTCGGCGACATCCGCCAGGGCCGCGCGCTGCTGGCGGTGATGCTCGGCTTCGTCGTGGCCGCCACCGCCGCCATCTACGCCGCCGAGGCCGCGGGCAACCCGTTGATGACGGCCATGGGCGTCGATCCGGCGCTCGGCAACATGGAGGGCAAGGACCTCCGCTTCGGCCTGCCGCTCGTCGCGCTCTTCACTGCCACCACCACGGGCGCCTCCTGCGGCGCGGTGAACGCGATGCTGGACAGCTTCACGCCGCTGGGCGGGATGGTCCCCCTGTTTCTCATCCAGCTCGGCGAGGTGCTGCCGGGCGGCGTGGGATCGGGCCTCTACGGCATGCTCGTCTTCGCCCTGCTGGCGGTGTTCGTCGCCGGGCTGATGGTGGGGCGCACGCCGGAATACCTGGGCAAGAAGGTGCAGGCGCGGGAGATCAAGCTGGCCATGCTGGCGGTGCTGATCCTGCCCACCGCGATCCTCGGCTTCACCGCCGTCTCGGTCGTGCTGCCACTGGCCGCCTCCTCCATCCAGGATGCCGGGCCGCACGGGCTGACGGAAATGCTCTACGCCTACACCTCCGCGGCGGGGAACAACGGCTCGGCCTTCGGCGGCCTGACCTCCGACACGCCCTGGCTGAACACCACCCTCGGCATCGCCATGCTGCTCGGGCGCTTCGCCTTCGTGGTGCCCGTCATGGCCATCGCTGGCTCCCTCGCCGCCAAGGCCAAGGCGCCGGAGGGCTCGGGCACCTTCCCCACCCACGGTCCGCTCTTCGCCGGGCTGCTGGCGGGCGTGATCCTCATCCTCGGCGGGCTGCAGTTCCTGCCCTCCCTCACCCTCGGGCCGATCGCGGAGCACTTCACGATGCTCGCCGGCAAGTCCTTCTGAGGCACACCATGCTCGACACCACCACCGGCCCCGGCGCGCCCACCCGCGCCCGCGCCCCGATGCTCGACCCGGCGCTGCTGCCGCGGGCGGTCGGGGATGCCTTCCGCAAGCTGAACCCGGCGACGCTGCTCCGGAATCCCGTGATCTTCGTCACGGAAATCGTCTCCGTCCTCGTCACCGTCCTGGCCGCCAGCGCCGCCGGTCGCGGGGAGCCCTGGGGCTTCCAGGCCGGGATCGCCCTCTGGCTCTGGTTCACCGTCCTCTTCGCCACCTTCGCGGAGGCGGTGGCGGAGGGGCGCGGCCGGGCGCGGGCGGAAAGCCTGCGCCGCGCGCGCACGGACACGCAGGCCAAGCTGCTGATCCGCGCCGAGGACCGATCCCTCTGGCAGCCGCGCGGCGCGACGGAGCTGCATATCGGCGACCTCGTGCTGGTGGAGCCCGGCGACCTCATCCCCTCCGACGGCGAGGTGGTGCAGGGCATCGCCAGCGTGAACGAGGCGGCGGTGACGGGCGAGAGCGCGCCCGTGATCCGCGAGAGCGGCGGCGACCGCAGCGCCGTCACGGGCGGCACGCTCGTCGTCTCGGACTGGATCGTGGTGCGGATTACCGCCGCGCCAGGCTCCACCTTCCTGGACCGCATGATCTCCCTCGTGGAGGGTGCCGCGCGGCAGAAGACGCCGAACGAGATCGCCCTGGACATCCTGCTGGCGGGGATGACGATCATCTTCCTCATCGCCGTCGCCAGCGTCGTGGGCCTGGCGAGCTGGAACGGCACACCGCCTTCCGTGCCCGTGCTCGCGGCGCTGCTCGTCACGCTGATCCCCACCACCATCGGCGGGCTGCTCTCGGCCATCGGCATCGCCGGCATGGACCGGCTGGTGCGCTTCAACGTGATGGCCACCTCCGGCCGCGCGGTGGAGGCGGCGGGTGACGTGGACGTGCTGCTGCTGGACAAGACCGGCACCATCACCCTCGGCAACCGCCAGGCCGCCGCCTTCGTGCCGGTGCCGGGCGTGGCGGAGCGCGACCTTGCTGAGGCCGCCGTGCTCTCCTCGCTGGCGGATGAGACGCCGGAGGGCCGCTCCATCCTCGCCTTCGCGCGGGACCGGCACGGCATCACCCCGCCGGCGCTTCCCGCGGACGCCACCGTGGTGCCCTTCACCGCGCAGACCCGCATCTCCGGCCTGGACATGGGCGGCGTGGGCTACCGCAAGGGTGCGGCAGAGGCGCTGATCCGCAGCTCGGGCGGCGAGGCCCCGGCCGCGCTGCGCGAGGCGGTGGACCGCATCGCCCGCGTGGGCGGCACGCCGCTGGTGGTCGCGAAGGATGGCCGGATCCTCGGTGCGATCGAGCTGAAGGACATCGTCAAGCCCGGCATCCGCGACCGCTTCGCGGCGCTGCGCAAGATGGGCATCCGCACCGTGATGGTGACGGGCGACAACCGCCTGACCGCTGCCGCGATCGCGACCGAGGCCGGGGTGGACGACTTCATCGCGGAGGCGACCCCGCAGGACAAGCTGCAGTACATCCGGGACGCCCAGGCGGAAGGCCGCCTTGTCGCCATGGCCGGCGACGGCACGAACGACGCGCCGGCGCTCGCCCAGGCCGATGTCGGCGTGGCCATGCAGACCGGCACCCAGGCCGCGCGCGAGGCCGGGAACATGGTGGACCTGGACAGCGACCCCACGAAGCTCATCGAGGTGGTGGAGATCGGCAAGCAGCTCCTCATCACCCGCGGGGCGCTGACCACCTTCTCCATCGCCAACGACGTGGCGAAGTACTTCGCCATCCTGCCCGCCATCTTCGTGCTGCAGTACCCGGAGCTGCAGGCGCTGAACGTGATGCGCCTGGCCAGTCCCGAGAGCGCCATCCTCTCCGCCGTAATCTTCAACGCGCTGATCATCGTGGCCCTGGTCCCGCTGGCGCTGCGCGGCGTGCGCTACACGCCCGTGGGCGCGGCGGCGCTGCTGCGGCGGAACCTGCTGATCTACGGGCTGGGCGGCATCGTCGCGCCCTTCATCGGCATCAAGGTCATCGACGTCATCCTCCAGCTCCTCGGGATTGCCTGAGCCATGTCCATCCTTCGTCCCGCCGCCACGGTCGTCCTCGGCTTCACCCTTCTCCTCGGCCTCGCCGTCCCGGCGGCGATGACCACGGTCGCCGGCGCGTTGATGCCGCATCAGGCTAGCGGCTCCCTCGTCGAGCGCGACGGGCGCGTGGTCGGCTCCGCGCTCATCGGCCAGAACTTCACGGCGGACCGCTACTTCCACCCGCGCCCCTCGGCCACCAGCGCGGCCGACCCGCAGGACAGCAGCAAGACCGTCGATTCGCCCTACAACGCCGCTGCCAGCGCCGCCTCCCAGCGCGGGCCGACGAGCGGCGCGCTGCTGGACGCGGTGCGGGAGCGGGTGGCGGAGGCCGGGCCGGCGCCTGTGCCGGCCGATGCCGTCACTGCCTCCGGCTCCGGCCTCGACCCCGACATCAGCCCGGAGAACGCGGCCCGCCAGGTCGCGCGGGTGGCGCGGGCGCGGGGCATGCCGGAGGACCGGCTGCGCGCGCTGGTGGCCGCCAACACCGAAGGGCCCGCGCTGGGCCTCCTGGGCGTGCCGCGCGTGAACGTCCTGCGGCTCAACATGGCGCTCGACGAGGCGCGCTGATCCGTGCCGCCGGGCGGGGAGGGATCCTCGCCCGGCCTTCCCCGGCCGGTCCGGACCGCTCCGCTTGCCCCCGGCCGCGGCCCGGTGGAAAAGGAAGGCATGGACGGGGTGCGCGGTGCGGGCGGCAGGGCTGCCCGCCGGGAAGTCGAGGTCATGACCTCTTGTGGCCCGTCCCGGGCCGCGGCCCGCCGCCGTCCGCCGGCAGCGCGGGACGCCATGCGATGAACCTGGCCGGGCTGAGCTTCCGCGACATCGAGTACCTCGTCGCCGTCGCCGACCACCTGCATTTCGGCAAGGCCGCCACCGCCTGCGCCGTCAGCCAGCCCACTCTCTCCGCCCAGGTCCGCAAGCTCGAGGACTACCTGGGCATCCAGGTCTTCGAGCGGGCCAGCCGCAGCGTCATGGTCACCGACCGCGGCGCCGAGGTGCTGGCCCAGTGCCGCGCCGTCCTGGCCGAGGGGCGCCGGCTTCTGGAAATGGCCCAGTCCCGGACCGAGCCGCTGGGCGGGCAGTTCCGGCTGGGCGTCATCTCCACCCTGGCCCCCTACGTGGCCCCCATCATCCTGACGCCCTTGCGGGAACGCTTCCCGAAGCTCCGGCTGCACCTGGTGGACGGGACGGCGGGCGGGCTGGTCCGCGCGCTGGAGGCAGGGGAGCTGGACGCGATGCTCGCCTCCTCGCCCGTCCGGGGGATTGAGCTGTCCGAGCTGCCGGTCTTCCACGAGAGCTTTGTCCTCGCCGTCCCGCGCGACCACCGCCTCGCGGTGATCGAGCGCGTGACGCTGGAGGACGTGCCCCCGGGCGAGCTGATCCTGCTCAGCGACGGCCACTGCCTGCGGGAGCAGACGGTCGCCCTGTTTCCCGCCGGGGCGCGCGCGGCGGGGGGCGGCGGCGCCATGCAGGCCACGAGCCTGGAGACGCTGCGGCAGATGATCGGGGCGGGAATCGGCCTCTCCTTCCTGCCGCAGCTCGCCGTGCAAGTGGGCACGCTGCTGGACGACATGGTGGCCTACCGCCTGATCCGCGCGCCCACCCTGCCCGGGCGCGACATCTCCCTCTTCCACCGCCCGAGCTTCGGCCGGATCCGCGAGGTGCGTCTGCTGCGGGACGTGATCCGCGACGCACTGGCCGGGCTTGGCACCATCCGGGTCCACGGCCACCCGGGAACGCGATCGCTCGGGGCCGGCTAGCCCCGCGGGAGCCGCCTCAGAACACGTTCCGCCCGGCGAGCCCGACCAGCAGCGTGCGGAGCATGATCTTCAGGTCCATCCAGAGGGACCAGTGCGTCATGTAGTGCAGGTCCATCTCAATGCTGCGCCGCGCGTTCTCCGGCGAGCGCAGGGCGTAGCTGCGCATCCCGTGCGCCTGGGCGTAGCCCGTCAGCCCCGGCTTGATCCGGTGCCGTTCCGCGTACTGGTTCACGAGGTCCGAGAAGCGCTCGTTCCCGACGAGCATGTTCGCCACGTAGGGCCGCGGGCCGACGATGGACATCTCGCCCTTCAGCACGTTCAGCAGCTGCGGCAGCTCGTCGATGCTCAGCCGCCGCAGCACGCTCCCCACCCGGGTCACGCGCGGGTCCGAGGGGCCCGTCGTGCCGGTCGTGGCGTCGTCGTGCGGGTTCACCTTCATCGTGCGGAACTTGTAGATGGAGAAGGGCCGCCGGCCGAAGCCGGGCCGCCGCTGCCGGAACAGGATCGGCCCCGGTCCCTCGAGCCGGATGGCGACCGCGGCCAGCAGCATGAGCGGGCTGAGCACGATGAGGGCGACGGAGGCCACCACGTAGTCCTCCATGACCTTCAGCAGCCCCTGGGTACCCTTGAAGGGCCGGCTCAGCACCTGCAGGGACCGCAGCCGTCCCAGGGGCATGATGGCGGCGAAGCTCGGGCTCGTCTCCGGCCGCTCGAAGGGGATCACCACGTCGGCCGCGATCCAGCTCACGGCCTCCATCAGGCCGATCGCCTCGGAGACCTGGGGCAGCGCCAGGACGACGATGTCGATCGTGTGCGCGGTGGCGTACTCGCCGAGCGCGGCCAGGTCGCCCCGCACGGGCATTCCGGCCACCTCCTCCGTCCGCGGCTCGTCCTCCAGGCGGTAGATGCCGCGGATCTCGTAGGCTGCCGGGTCCTCCCGCAGCGCCCGCACCGCCGCCTCCGCCACCGGCCCCGTCCCGACCACGACCACCCTTCGCCGCAGCAGCCTCCGCCGCGCCGCCACCCCGATCAGCCAGCGCTGCAGCAGCCGCCCCAGCATCAGCAGGGCGAGGAGCAGCAGGTGCCAGCCCAGCAGCCACTGCGCCTGCCACAGGGCCGAGGGCAGGAAGGTCCAGAGCAGGACAAGGGAGACGAGGAGGGCGGGCGCGAGGCCGGCGAGCAGGAAGAGGAAGGCGGCGAGGGGATCCGCGTAGCGCTCCACGCGGTAGCCGCCGAGCCGCTCGTGGACGGAGACGTAGACCAGCAGCTCCGCAAGCGAGATCACCGCCATCTGCGGCAGCTGAAGGCCGCTCTCCAGCAACGCCACCGGCGGGTTGGCCAGGATGGCGGCCGCGATCAGGAACAGGACGAGGTCCGAGACGCCGACGAGCCGATTGATCATGCCCTGCGTCCAGCGGACGAAGGAGGGGGTCGAACCGCCCTCCGTCGCCGGCGCGGGCGGCTCCACCCCGACGGGCCCGGGAAGGTCCCTCATGGTTCCGGCCACTCCATCGGCGCGCCCAGGGCCCTCGCGCCTACCAATAGCATCCCCTCTCGATGCTCCCGGCCGCGGGCGGCGCCTCCTCGCCGCTCGGCCGGACCCAGGCCGGGGTCATGGCGGCCTGGAAGAACGGCTCCTTGTCCCAGCGGCGCCCGCGAATGCCGAACAGGACCTGCGTGGGACCGCCCATGTGGAAGCCGATCCGGCCCATCCGCCTGGCATGGGCCGCGAGCAGGATGGAGATCCCCCCGGCGCCGACGAGCAGCACGTCGTAGGGCTCGGCCTCCACCGCCTCCGTCACCCGCGCCAGCCGCGCCTCCCAGTCCGGCTCCTCCGGCGGGGACAGGCCGGGGGAGTGGGGCATCAGCACCGTCCGCAGGCTGAACTCCGGCAGCACGTCCCGGCCCGGCCAGATCTCCGCCCGCCGGGCGTACTGCCGCTCCACCGTGCGGGCGAAGGGGGAGACAACCGTCACCCGGCGCCCGGCGAGGTGGCGCGACCAGGGGTCGTCGAAATACCAGGGATCCAGCGCCCGCAGTGAGATCAGCCGGGCGCGGGTGGCGTGGTGCAGCAGCACCTCCGGCTCCCCCGGATAGCCCATCACCCCCATGATATCGAGCTGAGACGCCGCCTCGACCAGGGCGGCGCAGAAGCGGTCGATCGAGGCATCGTCCACGGGGAAGAGGCCGACATTGAGGAAGAGCTGGTCCCGCAGCCGCCGGGGATAGCTCTCCCCGCGCTGCCGCGGGCCGAGGTAGAAGCCCGCCGCCTCTCCCTCGAGCCCACCCACCTTGCCCACGCCCAGCGGCCCGCCGCGCTCCATCGCGGCCGCCAACAGGGTCTGCCCGGCGGCGTCGGTGCGGGCCATGCGGTCCGAGAGGAGCCAGCGGATCCGCGCGTCGCGCACGCGCTGCCGCACCCAGTCGTAGCCGGGATGCAGCAGGTCCCAGAGCGCCGGGTGCTCCCGGACGAACTGGGCAAGGGCACGTCGGGCTTCCATGGCCGGGGCGTATCCCAGTATCAAAAAGATTGACAGTGCCGCTCTCGCGGTATTGCCCAACCGCGATGCCCGGGATGTCGTTCCCCCGAGGATCGGGGATGGCGGGTTAAGGCTTTCGGAAGGGCTCCGGCCCACCATGCCGGGGTGTGCGGGCGGGTCAGCGGTGGAGGCGAGTTCATGCATGCGGGCCTAGCGACCCCCGGAGGGCCCGGCTGCCGGGCCCGGCCCCTTTGATCCTGGACGCCGAGGCGCTGGAGAACGGCGCGGCGCTGGAGGCCGACCTGTGCATCCTCGGCGGTGGCGCGGCCGGCATCACCCTGGCCCTGCAGTTCCTGCGCGGACCCTGGCGGGTGATCCTGGTCGAGTCGGGCCGGCGCGCCGCCCACCCCGGGAGCCAGGCCCTCTACGAGGGGGAGGTCGCGGACCCGGCGCTGCACTCGCCCGTCCACACCTACCGCGCCCGGCGCTTCGGGGGCTCCACCACGCTCTGGGGCGGGCGCTGCGTGCCGCTGGACCCGGTGGACTTCCGGGCGCGCCCCTGGGTGCCGCATTCCGGCTGGCCCTTCGGCGGAGAGGAACTGGCGCCCTGGTACCCGGCCGCCAACGCGCTCTGCGAGGCCGGGGAGTTCGACTACGCGGCCGCGACTGCCATCCCCGGCGGGATGCGGCCGATGATCGCGGGCTTCGCCCCCCAGGACTTCTCCGAGGCCGGGATCGAGCGCTTCTCCACCCCCACCGACTTCGCCGGGCGCTACGGCCACCGTCTGGCCGCCAGCGAGTCCGTGCGCGTGCTGCTGGGCGCCAACTGCACGGGGGTGGAGACGGCGCCGGAGGGCGACCGCGTGACCGCGCTGCGCCTCCGCACCCTTTCCGGGCGGGAGGCCACGGTCCGGGCGGCGCGGGTGGTGGTCGCGCTGGGCGGGCTGGAGACGCCGCGCCTTCTGCTCGCCTCCCGCGGGCCGGGGGCGGAGGCCGGGCTGGGCAACGGGCGCGGCCTCGTGGGCCGCTACTACATGTGCCACATCGCCGGCACCTCCGGCCGGCTGCGCCTCGCCGTGCCGCGGGACTACGTGAACGCCGGCTACGAGGTGGCGGAGGACGGCACCTACATCCGCCGCCGCCTGCACCTGACGGAGGCGGCCCAGGAGCGGGAAGGGGTGGCGAATGCCGTGCTTCGCCTGCACTTCCCGCGCATCCCCGACCCGTCCCACGGCAGCGGCGTGCTCTCCGGCCTTTACCTCGCCCGGCACCTGCTTCCTTATGAGTACCGAAAGCGCCTGGAGACGCCGGGGGAGCGGCCCTCCGTGCTGCGCCACCTGCGGAACGTGGCGGCCGATCCGTTCAGCGCCACCGGCTTCGCCTGGACGATGCTGCGGAAGCGCCGCCTGGCCGCGCGGAAGTTCCCCTCCGTCATCGTGCGGCCGCCGGGCAACGTCTTCTCCCTCGACTTCCACGGGGAGCAGGAGCCGAACCCGGAGAGCCGCGTGACCCTCTCGGACGCCACGGACGCGCTCGGCATGCCGCGGCTGCGGGTGGACTGGCGGGCGACGGCGGGGGACATCCGCACGGCGCAGGTCGCCTACCGGCTGCTGGCCGAGGATCTCGCGCGCTGGGGGCGCGGCACCCTCCTGCACGACCCGGAGGAGGTGGCGGCGGACATGCTGCGGGACGGCGCCTATGGCGGCCACCACATCGGCACGGCCCGGATAGGCTTCACCCCGGCGACGGGCGTGGTGGACGCGGAGTGCCGGGTCCACGGCATCGCCAACCTGTGGGTCGCCGGCAGCGCCGTCTTCCCCACCTCCGGCCAGGCGAACCCGACCCTGACCGTGGTGGCGCTCGCCCTGCGGCTAGCCGCGCGGCTGAAGCGGGATATGGAGCCCGGCCCGGTCGCGGCGGGGTAGGGCTCAGGCCGCCCGGAGGAACCAGGCGGCCGCCTCGGCGATCGCCCGGTCGGGCGGGGTCCGGGGGAAACCCAGCCCCGCATCGGCCCGGCGGTGGTCCAGGGTGATCTCCTGCCCGAAGAGGCGGAGCAGGGAAGGGGGCATCGGGTCCGGGGTCCGGATCCGTGCCCGGCGGCCGCCGATCTCCGCCACCTTCAACGGGTAGGCGGCAAGCTTCTCCGCCTTCAGCTGCCAGCCGGGGATCCGGCGCAGCGGCGTGGCCCCGATGGCGCGGGCGAGGCACAGGAAATAGGCGTTCCAGTCGCCCGGATCGGGATCGGAGACATTGAACGCCTCCCCGGTCGCCTCCGGCCGGCGCAGCGCGGCGATGGCGGCGGCCACGAGGTCGGCGACGGCGGTGAGGTTGCAGGTGCCATCCCCGCCGGGCCCGAGATCGCCGAGCCGCCCGGCCCGCAGCAGCCGCGCCGGGCGGGCGGTCCAGCCCTCCGATCCCGGGCCGTGCACGCAGCCCGGGCGCAGCATCACCACCTGCCCGCCGCCGGCCGCGTGCTCGCGCAGCCGCCGCTCGGCCTCCGCCTTGCTCTCGCCGTAGGCGCCGTCCGGCGCCAGGGGCGCGCTCTCGTCCACCAGCCCTGTGGCCGCCCCGTACACGGCCATGCTGCTGAGGTGGACGATGCGCCGCGGCCCCGCCGAGGA
This genomic window from Pararoseomonas sp. SCSIO 73927 contains:
- the kdpF gene encoding K(+)-transporting ATPase subunit F, whose protein sequence is MLDLILGGAVSAGLLAYLLWALLRPESL
- the kdpA gene encoding potassium-transporting ATPase subunit KdpA produces the protein MTILGWAQIALVLALTVAAAVPLGRYIAAVADGRVTWLRPVEALFYRAGGVDPGRGQDWRGYVLAMLAANAAGFVLLFAILRLQGVLPLNPAGVSGMSSWLAFNTAVSFVTNTNWQAYSGEVAASYLSQMAGLAVQNFLSAATGMALALAVSRAFARGGVRELGNFWADLTRVTLYVLLPLAVVLGLVFVALGMPQTFAGYVTATTLEGAEQTVPLGPAAFQIAIKHLGTNGGGFFGVNSLHPFEGPDAIATALQIMAQAVIPFALCLAFGRIVGDIRQGRALLAVMLGFVVAATAAIYAAEAAGNPLMTAMGVDPALGNMEGKDLRFGLPLVALFTATTTGASCGAVNAMLDSFTPLGGMVPLFLIQLGEVLPGGVGSGLYGMLVFALLAVFVAGLMVGRTPEYLGKKVQAREIKLAMLAVLILPTAILGFTAVSVVLPLAASSIQDAGPHGLTEMLYAYTSAAGNNGSAFGGLTSDTPWLNTTLGIAMLLGRFAFVVPVMAIAGSLAAKAKAPEGSGTFPTHGPLFAGLLAGVILILGGLQFLPSLTLGPIAEHFTMLAGKSF
- the kdpB gene encoding potassium-transporting ATPase subunit KdpB yields the protein MLDTTTGPGAPTRARAPMLDPALLPRAVGDAFRKLNPATLLRNPVIFVTEIVSVLVTVLAASAAGRGEPWGFQAGIALWLWFTVLFATFAEAVAEGRGRARAESLRRARTDTQAKLLIRAEDRSLWQPRGATELHIGDLVLVEPGDLIPSDGEVVQGIASVNEAAVTGESAPVIRESGGDRSAVTGGTLVVSDWIVVRITAAPGSTFLDRMISLVEGAARQKTPNEIALDILLAGMTIIFLIAVASVVGLASWNGTPPSVPVLAALLVTLIPTTIGGLLSAIGIAGMDRLVRFNVMATSGRAVEAAGDVDVLLLDKTGTITLGNRQAAAFVPVPGVAERDLAEAAVLSSLADETPEGRSILAFARDRHGITPPALPADATVVPFTAQTRISGLDMGGVGYRKGAAEALIRSSGGEAPAALREAVDRIARVGGTPLVVAKDGRILGAIELKDIVKPGIRDRFAALRKMGIRTVMVTGDNRLTAAAIATEAGVDDFIAEATPQDKLQYIRDAQAEGRLVAMAGDGTNDAPALAQADVGVAMQTGTQAAREAGNMVDLDSDPTKLIEVVEIGKQLLITRGALTTFSIANDVAKYFAILPAIFVLQYPELQALNVMRLASPESAILSAVIFNALIIVALVPLALRGVRYTPVGAAALLRRNLLIYGLGGIVAPFIGIKVIDVILQLLGIA
- the kdpC gene encoding potassium-transporting ATPase subunit KdpC, translated to MSILRPAATVVLGFTLLLGLAVPAAMTTVAGALMPHQASGSLVERDGRVVGSALIGQNFTADRYFHPRPSATSAADPQDSSKTVDSPYNAAASAASQRGPTSGALLDAVRERVAEAGPAPVPADAVTASGSGLDPDISPENAARQVARVARARGMPEDRLRALVAANTEGPALGLLGVPRVNVLRLNMALDEAR
- a CDS encoding LysR substrate-binding domain-containing protein; the encoded protein is MNLAGLSFRDIEYLVAVADHLHFGKAATACAVSQPTLSAQVRKLEDYLGIQVFERASRSVMVTDRGAEVLAQCRAVLAEGRRLLEMAQSRTEPLGGQFRLGVISTLAPYVAPIILTPLRERFPKLRLHLVDGTAGGLVRALEAGELDAMLASSPVRGIELSELPVFHESFVLAVPRDHRLAVIERVTLEDVPPGELILLSDGHCLREQTVALFPAGARAAGGGGAMQATSLETLRQMIGAGIGLSFLPQLAVQVGTLLDDMVAYRLIRAPTLPGRDISLFHRPSFGRIREVRLLRDVIRDALAGLGTIRVHGHPGTRSLGAG
- a CDS encoding exopolysaccharide biosynthesis polyprenyl glycosylphosphotransferase, with protein sequence MRDLPGPVGVEPPAPATEGGSTPSFVRWTQGMINRLVGVSDLVLFLIAAAILANPPVALLESGLQLPQMAVISLAELLVYVSVHERLGGYRVERYADPLAAFLFLLAGLAPALLVSLVLLWTFLPSALWQAQWLLGWHLLLLALLMLGRLLQRWLIGVAARRRLLRRRVVVVGTGPVAEAAVRALREDPAAYEIRGIYRLEDEPRTEEVAGMPVRGDLAALGEYATAHTIDIVVLALPQVSEAIGLMEAVSWIAADVVIPFERPETSPSFAAIMPLGRLRSLQVLSRPFKGTQGLLKVMEDYVVASVALIVLSPLMLLAAVAIRLEGPGPILFRQRRPGFGRRPFSIYKFRTMKVNPHDDATTGTTGPSDPRVTRVGSVLRRLSIDELPQLLNVLKGEMSIVGPRPYVANMLVGNERFSDLVNQYAERHRIKPGLTGYAQAHGMRSYALRSPENARRSIEMDLHYMTHWSLWMDLKIMLRTLLVGLAGRNVF
- a CDS encoding GMC family oxidoreductase, which produces MILDAEALENGAALEADLCILGGGAAGITLALQFLRGPWRVILVESGRRAAHPGSQALYEGEVADPALHSPVHTYRARRFGGSTTLWGGRCVPLDPVDFRARPWVPHSGWPFGGEELAPWYPAANALCEAGEFDYAAATAIPGGMRPMIAGFAPQDFSEAGIERFSTPTDFAGRYGHRLAASESVRVLLGANCTGVETAPEGDRVTALRLRTLSGREATVRAARVVVALGGLETPRLLLASRGPGAEAGLGNGRGLVGRYYMCHIAGTSGRLRLAVPRDYVNAGYEVAEDGTYIRRRLHLTEAAQEREGVANAVLRLHFPRIPDPSHGSGVLSGLYLARHLLPYEYRKRLETPGERPSVLRHLRNVAADPFSATGFAWTMLRKRRLAARKFPSVIVRPPGNVFSLDFHGEQEPNPESRVTLSDATDALGMPRLRVDWRATAGDIRTAQVAYRLLAEDLARWGRGTLLHDPEEVAADMLRDGAYGGHHIGTARIGFTPATGVVDAECRVHGIANLWVAGSAVFPTSGQANPTLTVVALALRLAARLKRDMEPGPVAAG
- a CDS encoding NAD-dependent epimerase/dehydratase family protein, whose amino-acid sequence is MPASATEPLPQPVLVLGAGGFIGRHMVAGLAAAGLPVLAGLRRPADLPAGVEARLLDATRPDSLAAAQEGVGAVVNCVAGDPAAMLEGVRALASSAGPRRIVHLSSMAVYGAATGLVDESAPLAPDGAYGESKAEAERRLREHAAGGGQVVMLRPGCVHGPGSEGWTARPARLLRAGRLGDLGPGGDGTCNLTAVADLVAAAIAALRRPEATGEAFNVSDPDPGDWNAYFLCLARAIGATPLRRIPGWQLKAEKLAAYPLKVAEIGGRRARIRTPDPMPPSLLRLFGQEITLDHRRADAGLGFPRTPPDRAIAEAAAWFLRAA